A single window of Coleofasciculus chthonoplastes PCC 7420 DNA harbors:
- the carB gene encoding carbamoyl-phosphate synthase large subunit, which yields MPRRDDLHKILILGSGPIVIGQACEFDYSGTQACKALQQEGYEVVLVNSNPATIMTDPETADRTYIEPLTPEIVEKVIAKERPDALLPTMGGQTALNIAVTLAKNGVLDKYGVDLIGAKLDAIEMAEDRQLFKEAMGRIGIGVCPSGIASNLDEAKALAQRIGTYPLIIRPAYTLGGTGGGIAYNQEEYEEMAQAGLDASPVSQILVEQSLLGWKEYELEVMRDLADNVVIICSIENLDPMGVHTGDSITVAPAQTLTDKEYQRLRDYSIQIIREIGVETGGSNIQFAINPVSGDVIVIEMNPRVSRSSALASKATGFPIAKFAAKLAVGYTLDEIPNDITQKTPASFEPTIDYVVTKIPRFTFEKFPNAQPVLTTQMKSVGEAMAIGRTFQESCQKALRSLEIGRYGWGCDRAEKLPSLEQVRSGLRTPNPDRIFTLRHALQLGMTVEEIYELTSIDPWFLDKFADLLETEKFLKRTPLKSLTKENLWYIKRQGYSDRQIAFATKTTEDEVRTYRKQLGVVAVYKVVDTCAAEFEALTPYYYSTYEEETEVIPSDKRKVMILGGGPNRIGQGIEFDYCCCHAAYALAKQGFETIMVNSNPETVSTDYDTSDRLYFEPLTKEDVLNIIETEKPEGIIIQFGGQTPLKLAVPLQEFLNNPEIPTSVPTKIWGTSPDSIDIAEDRERFEKILRQLDIKQPPNGIARSYEEALNIAKRIGYPVVVRPSYVLGGRAMEIVYSDLELERYMTFAVQVEPEHPILIDKFLENAIEVDVDAIADHTGRVVIGGIMEHIEQAGIHSGDSACSIPFISLSPTAMETIRTSTHQLATKLKVIGLMNIQFAVQGETVYILEANPRASRTVPYVSKATGVPLAALASRIMAGETLEDLGLTREPILQHIAVKEAVLPFDKFPGTDVILGPEMRSTGEVMGIDTDFGKAFAKAELAAGQRLPLSGTVFVSTNNRDKANVVPVVQDLMDLGFNVIATEGTRKALKDQGLEVDLILKLHQGRPHVLDAIKNKQIQLIINTPTGEDAQADGRLIRRTALAYKIPIVTTIAGAKATAGAIRSLKSEPLDVKALQDYIYETQ from the coding sequence ATGCCTCGCCGCGACGATCTTCACAAAATCCTGATCTTGGGTTCTGGTCCCATTGTTATCGGACAAGCCTGTGAGTTTGATTACTCTGGCACTCAGGCGTGTAAAGCCCTCCAACAGGAAGGCTACGAAGTGGTACTGGTTAACTCCAATCCAGCCACAATCATGACCGACCCAGAAACTGCAGACCGCACCTACATTGAACCCCTGACTCCGGAAATTGTGGAGAAGGTGATTGCCAAAGAACGACCAGACGCCCTATTGCCGACGATGGGGGGTCAAACAGCCCTGAATATTGCCGTTACTCTGGCAAAAAACGGTGTTCTCGACAAATACGGCGTCGATCTCATTGGTGCTAAACTCGATGCCATCGAAATGGCAGAAGACCGCCAGCTTTTCAAAGAAGCGATGGGGCGTATTGGTATCGGAGTCTGTCCTTCAGGAATCGCCAGTAACTTGGATGAAGCCAAAGCCCTTGCCCAACGCATTGGCACTTACCCCCTGATTATTCGTCCTGCCTATACTTTAGGCGGCACAGGAGGCGGTATTGCCTATAACCAGGAAGAATACGAAGAAATGGCACAAGCCGGGTTAGATGCGTCTCCCGTGTCTCAAATCTTAGTCGAACAGTCGCTGCTGGGATGGAAAGAATATGAGTTAGAAGTAATGCGGGATCTCGCCGATAACGTGGTGATTATCTGCTCAATCGAAAACCTTGACCCCATGGGCGTCCACACCGGCGACTCGATTACCGTCGCCCCCGCCCAAACCCTCACCGATAAGGAATATCAGCGACTCCGAGATTACTCGATTCAAATTATCCGTGAGATTGGCGTGGAAACGGGTGGCTCAAATATTCAGTTTGCCATCAATCCAGTTTCCGGGGACGTGATTGTCATTGAAATGAACCCCCGTGTCTCCCGTAGTTCTGCCCTCGCCTCAAAAGCTACAGGGTTTCCCATTGCTAAATTTGCGGCGAAGTTGGCGGTAGGGTACACCTTGGATGAGATTCCCAACGACATTACTCAGAAAACCCCCGCCTCCTTTGAACCCACGATCGATTATGTGGTGACCAAAATTCCCCGGTTTACCTTTGAGAAATTCCCCAACGCCCAACCCGTACTCACCACCCAGATGAAGTCGGTGGGGGAAGCCATGGCAATTGGACGCACGTTCCAAGAATCCTGCCAAAAAGCCTTGCGTTCTCTGGAAATCGGACGCTACGGGTGGGGATGCGATCGCGCCGAGAAACTCCCCTCCCTGGAACAAGTGCGGTCTGGCTTACGGACACCCAACCCTGACCGCATATTTACCCTGCGTCACGCTTTACAATTAGGCATGACCGTGGAAGAAATTTATGAACTCACCAGTATTGACCCTTGGTTTCTCGATAAGTTTGCCGATTTACTCGAAACTGAAAAATTCCTCAAGCGCACTCCCTTAAAAAGCTTGACAAAAGAGAATCTTTGGTATATAAAGCGTCAAGGCTATAGCGATCGCCAAATTGCCTTCGCCACCAAGACAACGGAAGATGAGGTGCGGACGTATCGCAAGCAACTGGGGGTCGTCGCCGTTTACAAAGTCGTGGATACCTGCGCCGCCGAATTTGAGGCACTGACCCCTTATTACTATTCCACCTACGAAGAAGAAACCGAAGTTATCCCCTCCGATAAGCGCAAGGTGATGATTCTCGGCGGTGGACCCAACCGGATTGGACAGGGGATTGAGTTTGACTACTGTTGCTGTCATGCGGCTTACGCCCTCGCCAAACAAGGGTTTGAGACAATTATGGTCAACTCCAACCCAGAAACCGTTTCCACGGACTACGACACCAGCGATCGTCTCTACTTTGAACCCCTGACCAAAGAAGACGTTCTCAACATCATTGAAACCGAAAAGCCAGAAGGGATTATCATCCAGTTTGGCGGTCAAACTCCATTAAAACTCGCCGTTCCCCTTCAGGAGTTTTTAAACAATCCCGAAATCCCCACCTCCGTTCCCACCAAAATCTGGGGGACTTCGCCCGACTCCATTGATATTGCCGAAGATCGGGAACGCTTTGAGAAAATCCTGCGCCAACTGGATATCAAACAGCCCCCCAATGGCATCGCCCGCAGTTATGAGGAGGCGTTAAACATCGCCAAGCGCATCGGTTACCCAGTGGTAGTGCGTCCCTCCTACGTCCTCGGTGGACGGGCAATGGAAATTGTCTATTCTGACCTAGAGTTGGAACGGTATATGACCTTTGCGGTACAGGTTGAACCGGAACACCCGATTCTGATTGATAAGTTCTTAGAAAATGCCATTGAAGTCGATGTAGACGCGATCGCCGATCATACGGGTCGGGTGGTGATTGGTGGCATTATGGAGCATATTGAACAAGCAGGGATTCACTCCGGCGACTCGGCTTGTTCGATTCCGTTTATTTCCCTGAGTCCCACAGCAATGGAAACGATTCGCACCAGTACCCATCAATTAGCCACAAAGTTGAAAGTCATTGGCTTGATGAATATCCAGTTTGCGGTGCAAGGGGAAACCGTTTATATCCTGGAAGCCAACCCCAGGGCGTCGCGGACTGTTCCTTATGTCTCCAAAGCCACCGGTGTCCCGTTAGCGGCTTTGGCGTCCCGGATCATGGCAGGAGAAACCCTAGAAGACCTGGGTTTAACCCGCGAACCGATACTCCAGCACATTGCCGTAAAAGAAGCTGTCCTACCCTTTGATAAATTCCCTGGCACCGATGTCATCCTCGGACCAGAAATGCGGTCTACTGGTGAAGTGATGGGGATTGATACGGACTTTGGTAAGGCATTTGCCAAGGCAGAATTAGCCGCCGGTCAGCGTTTACCCCTTTCGGGTACTGTTTTTGTCTCCACCAATAACCGGGATAAAGCCAATGTTGTCCCGGTGGTTCAAGACTTGATGGACTTGGGCTTTAATGTCATTGCCACGGAAGGGACACGCAAAGCCCTTAAGGATCAGGGCTTGGAGGTTGATTTAATCCTGAAACTGCATCAAGGGCGTCCCCATGTCTTGGATGCGATTAAAAATAAGCAGATTCAGTTGATTATTAATACCCCAACCGGAGAAGATGCCCAAGCTGATGGTCGGTTAATTCGGCGCACCGCACTGGCTTACAAAATCCCAATTGTTACCACGATTGCTGGTGCAAAGGCAACAGCCGGGGCAATTCGTTCATTGAAGTCTGAGCCTTTAGATGTGAAAGCGTTGCAAGACTACATTTACGAGACTCAGTAA
- a CDS encoding GNAT family N-acetyltransferase, protein MELRIATTTDADAIIGFDHVAASDVARVQFIHEQIESSACYIAVIDANVVAYAVLNYKFYDNGWIEMLYVHPQFRGQGIGSSLIRHLINECRTPKLFTSTNQSNVPMQRLLATLEFARSGLIENLDDGDPELVYFKRLRDNAK, encoded by the coding sequence ATGGAATTGCGAATCGCCACAACGACCGATGCAGATGCGATCATCGGGTTCGATCACGTCGCCGCATCTGACGTTGCACGCGTCCAGTTTATTCACGAGCAAATCGAATCGTCCGCGTGTTACATCGCCGTCATCGACGCGAACGTCGTGGCCTACGCCGTCCTGAACTACAAGTTCTACGACAACGGTTGGATTGAAATGCTCTACGTCCATCCGCAATTCAGGGGTCAGGGAATCGGTTCTTCGTTGATCCGCCACTTGATCAACGAATGCCGCACACCCAAACTGTTCACATCGACGAATCAATCCAATGTCCCGATGCAGCGGCTGTTGGCAACGCTGGAATTTGCTCGAAGTGGCCTCATCGAAAACCTGGACGACGGCGATCCGGAACTGGTGTACTTCAAACGACTACGCGATAATGCCAAATAA
- a CDS encoding metallothionein, which produces MTTATQTQCACDSCACMVSTDSAVQKDGKYYCSDACANGHPNGAGCGHSGCECHA; this is translated from the coding sequence ATGACAACTGCCACTCAAACGCAATGTGCCTGTGATTCCTGCGCGTGCATGGTGAGTACCGATTCAGCCGTGCAAAAAGACGGCAAATATTACTGTAGCGACGCTTGCGCTAACGGTCATCCCAACGGAGCTGGCTGTGGGCATTCTGGTTGTGAATGTCACGCTTAA
- a CDS encoding bifunctional aminoglycoside phosphotransferase/ATP-binding protein, producing MSQRPISDLIHQMKQPDFYPHPVQTPIDLIQTHVSYVFLTGDYAYKVKKAVNFSFLDFSTLEKREHFCWQELQMNKPQAPEIYLNVLPISQKGDRLILGDDSQPVEYALKMRQFPQDALFSTRFEQGKLTATDMENLGRVVAEFHAQTQTNDYIRSFGTPAKIREAFDENYQQTENYIGRAQTQQQFQETKQFSDRFFAQREALLEQRLDNNRIRECHGDLHLRNICLWQDKIQLFDRIEFNEPFRFVDVMYDVAFVVMDLDARGAKELGNVFLNTYLEQTGDWQGLQVLPLYLSRQAYVRAKVTSFLLDDPAVPEETKQDAANTAADYYRLAWDYTKTNSGQVVIMSGLSGSGKSTVARQLAHQSGAIHLRSDAVRKHLAGIPLDQKGSDQLYTPKMNQKTYDRLSELGIMLAQQGFPVILDAKYDRQAFRGDAIAQAQAHQLPLRILHCIAPLEVLRDRLSSRTEDVSDATADLLSRQQATAEPFTEAEQSLVTTVDTTQNWQSQIEKMTRN from the coding sequence ATGTCACAACGTCCTATTTCGGATCTAATTCATCAAATGAAGCAACCGGATTTTTATCCTCATCCGGTTCAAACACCGATTGATTTGATTCAGACTCATGTGTCTTATGTATTTTTAACTGGGGATTATGCCTATAAAGTCAAGAAAGCGGTTAACTTTAGCTTTTTAGATTTTTCCACGTTGGAGAAACGAGAGCATTTCTGTTGGCAAGAGTTACAGATGAATAAACCTCAAGCACCGGAGATTTATCTGAACGTGTTGCCGATTAGTCAAAAGGGCGATCGCTTGATTCTAGGGGATGACTCTCAGCCTGTAGAGTATGCCTTGAAAATGCGGCAATTCCCCCAGGATGCCTTGTTTAGCACGCGCTTCGAGCAAGGCAAATTGACGGCAACGGATATGGAGAACCTGGGACGAGTGGTGGCTGAATTCCATGCTCAAACCCAAACCAATGACTATATTCGCAGTTTCGGTACACCTGCCAAAATTCGTGAGGCGTTTGACGAAAATTATCAGCAAACGGAAAACTATATTGGTAGGGCGCAAACCCAACAGCAATTTCAAGAAACGAAACAATTTAGCGATCGCTTTTTTGCCCAACGAGAGGCGTTATTAGAACAACGCCTAGACAATAACCGGATTCGGGAATGTCACGGGGATTTGCACCTGAGAAATATTTGCCTGTGGCAGGATAAGATTCAACTGTTTGATCGGATTGAATTTAATGAACCGTTCCGCTTTGTGGATGTGATGTACGATGTCGCCTTTGTGGTGATGGATTTGGATGCGCGGGGGGCTAAGGAGTTGGGAAATGTGTTTCTCAATACCTATTTGGAGCAAACCGGAGATTGGCAAGGGTTACAGGTATTGCCATTGTATTTAAGTCGCCAAGCGTATGTACGGGCAAAAGTCACCTCCTTTTTACTGGATGATCCGGCGGTTCCGGAGGAGACGAAGCAAGACGCCGCAAACACAGCAGCCGACTATTATCGATTGGCTTGGGACTACACGAAAACGAATTCCGGACAAGTCGTGATTATGTCAGGCTTATCGGGTTCGGGGAAAAGTACAGTAGCGCGACAATTGGCGCATCAGTCGGGAGCGATTCACCTGCGTTCTGATGCAGTACGGAAACATTTAGCGGGTATTCCGTTGGATCAAAAAGGATCTGATCAACTTTATACTCCCAAGATGAACCAGAAAACTTACGATCGCCTGTCAGAATTGGGCATCATGCTAGCACAGCAAGGCTTCCCGGTAATTCTCGATGCGAAGTACGATCGACAGGCATTTCGAGGGGATGCGATCGCTCAAGCCCAGGCACATCAGTTACCCTTACGAATTCTACACTGCATTGCCCCCCTGGAAGTCCTACGCGATCGCCTCTCATCCCGCACGGAAGATGTATCCGATGCAACGGCGGATTTACTCAGTCGCCAACAAGCCACGGCTGAACCCTTCACTGAGGCGGAACAATCCCTAGTCACGACAGTGGACACAACTCAAAATTGGCAATCTCAAATAGAAAAAATGACCCGGAATTAA
- a CDS encoding 50S ribosomal protein L25/general stress protein Ctc: MEVKVECHKRAEGSKPKALRREGLIPATLYGHKGAESVALTVEAKAAETLLKQADINHTAVQVNIPDLSWNGKALLREVQTHPWKPILYHLSFFSVASQDTIQISLPVNLVGTAFGVKQGGILEHVMTELQVECAPDSIPEAIEVDISNLDIGASLHVHEILLPSGATAMDDPQRPVVNILGAPTMPAEPSEESEVDEAMSLLANEEEEV, encoded by the coding sequence ATGGAAGTTAAAGTTGAATGTCACAAGCGAGCCGAGGGAAGTAAGCCCAAAGCCTTACGTAGAGAGGGTTTAATCCCAGCAACGCTTTATGGTCACAAGGGGGCTGAATCCGTCGCACTCACGGTTGAAGCTAAAGCCGCAGAAACCTTACTCAAGCAGGCTGATATTAACCATACTGCTGTTCAGGTTAATATTCCTGACTTGTCTTGGAATGGAAAAGCACTGCTGCGAGAAGTACAAACTCATCCCTGGAAGCCAATTCTCTATCACCTGAGTTTTTTCTCAGTGGCAAGTCAGGATACGATCCAAATCTCCTTACCTGTAAATTTGGTCGGAACGGCTTTTGGCGTGAAGCAAGGCGGCATTTTAGAACATGTCATGACGGAACTTCAAGTTGAATGCGCTCCGGATAGTATTCCAGAAGCCATTGAGGTTGATATCTCTAACTTGGATATCGGTGCCAGCTTGCATGTTCATGAAATTCTATTGCCATCAGGCGCTACCGCGATGGATGATCCCCAACGACCAGTGGTTAATATCCTGGGTGCGCCCACTATGCCGGCTGAACCCTCTGAGGAATCTGAGGTCGATGAAGCAATGTCCTTGTTAGCAAACGAAGAAGAAGAAGTTTAA
- a CDS encoding adenylosuccinate synthetase, with the protein FPTELHGEQGQLLCDRGAEFGTTTGRRRRCGWFDAVIGRYAVRINGMDCLAITKLDVLDTLEELKVCVAYEINGQRCEDFPSNSRRFAQCKPIYKTLPGWQQSTVHCRTLEDLPKQALAYLKFLAELMEVPIALVSLGASRDQTIIVEDPIHGPKRALLDANGIPVTSG; encoded by the coding sequence TTTCCTACAGAACTCCATGGCGAACAGGGACAACTATTGTGCGATCGCGGCGCGGAATTTGGGACAACAACCGGACGTCGTCGTCGCTGCGGTTGGTTTGATGCGGTCATTGGACGCTATGCGGTTCGCATCAATGGGATGGATTGTCTGGCAATCACCAAGCTTGATGTTCTGGATACCCTAGAAGAACTAAAGGTTTGTGTCGCCTACGAAATCAACGGTCAACGCTGTGAGGATTTCCCCAGCAATTCACGTCGGTTTGCTCAGTGTAAACCCATCTATAAAACTCTACCCGGTTGGCAACAATCCACCGTTCACTGTCGGACATTGGAAGATTTACCCAAGCAGGCGCTGGCTTATCTAAAGTTCCTAGCAGAACTGATGGAAGTTCCGATCGCACTCGTGTCTTTAGGTGCTAGCCGTGACCAGACTATCATCGTAGAAGATCCCATCCATGGACCTAAACGAGCATTACTCGACGCTAATGGTATCCCGGTAACATCGGGATAA
- a CDS encoding adenylosuccinate synthetase: MANVVVIGAQWGDEGKGKVTDLLSKSADVVVRYQGGVNAGHTVVVQGQTFKLHLIPSGILYPETECIIGSGTVIDPQVLIGELDQLEQLGISTQKLLISETAHVTMPYHRLIDQASEERRGNHKIGTTGRGIGPTYADKSERIGIRVVDLMDSDILRKQLNWTINYKNAVIEKLYNLPPLDPATVIDQYLAYAERLRPHVVDCSLKIYDAIQQRRNILF, encoded by the coding sequence TTGGCTAACGTTGTTGTAATCGGTGCCCAATGGGGCGATGAAGGAAAAGGTAAAGTCACCGACTTACTAAGCAAGTCCGCAGATGTCGTCGTCCGTTACCAGGGGGGGGTCAATGCGGGACATACCGTTGTGGTTCAGGGTCAAACCTTTAAGCTGCACCTGATTCCCTCTGGGATTTTATATCCAGAAACAGAATGTATTATCGGCTCGGGGACAGTAATTGACCCCCAAGTTCTGATTGGTGAACTCGACCAACTCGAACAGTTAGGCATTTCTACCCAAAAGCTGCTAATTTCCGAAACTGCCCACGTCACCATGCCTTACCATAGGTTAATTGACCAGGCATCGGAAGAGCGACGGGGAAACCATAAAATTGGCACCACAGGTCGGGGAATTGGTCCGACTTACGCGGATAAATCAGAGCGCATCGGTATTCGGGTTGTCGATTTGATGGACTCGGATATCCTGCGAAAACAGCTTAATTGGACAATTAATTATAAAAATGCTGTTATAGAAAAACTCTATAATTTACCGCCCCTCGACCCTGCTACCGTGATCGATCAGTATCTTGCTTATGCTGAACGATTACGTCCTCATGTTGTTGACTGTTCGCTCAAAATTTATGATGCGATTCAACAACGACGCAATATCTTGTTT
- the ppk2 gene encoding polyphosphate kinase 2, whose translation MSNKLTNGKVTDQKNSLVKEKEKVKTDKGKSKKLKKKVYKRELRRLQVELVKLQEWIKQKGLKVVVVFEGRDAAGKGGVIKRITECLNPRVCKVVALGTPTEREKTQWYFQRYVPYLPAAGEMVLFDRSWYNRAGVERVMGFCTDEEYQEFLRSCPEFECMIQRSGIILIKYWFSVSDDEQERRFRSRMEDPTKRWKLSPMDLESRARWVEYSKAKDEMFAATDIKQSPWYVVEADEKKRARLNCISHLLSLIPYKDLTPDPIELPPRQSELEYHRPPMSTQTFVPEVF comes from the coding sequence ATGTCCAACAAATTAACTAACGGCAAAGTGACAGATCAAAAAAATTCCCTGGTCAAAGAAAAAGAAAAAGTGAAAACTGACAAAGGTAAATCCAAGAAATTGAAGAAGAAAGTTTACAAACGAGAATTGCGCCGGCTACAGGTTGAGTTAGTCAAATTACAGGAATGGATTAAACAAAAAGGATTAAAAGTCGTCGTCGTGTTTGAAGGGCGGGATGCTGCGGGGAAAGGTGGCGTGATCAAGCGGATTACGGAATGCTTGAATCCCCGTGTGTGTAAAGTGGTGGCGCTGGGTACGCCCACAGAACGAGAGAAAACCCAATGGTATTTTCAACGCTATGTGCCATATCTGCCAGCCGCCGGGGAGATGGTACTGTTTGACCGCAGTTGGTACAATCGAGCGGGTGTGGAACGAGTGATGGGGTTTTGCACGGATGAAGAGTATCAGGAGTTTCTGCGATCATGTCCAGAATTTGAATGCATGATTCAGCGATCGGGAATTATTCTGATCAAGTATTGGTTTTCTGTGAGTGACGACGAGCAAGAACGCCGTTTTCGTAGCCGCATGGAAGATCCAACCAAGCGCTGGAAACTTAGTCCCATGGATTTAGAGTCTCGCGCTCGCTGGGTGGAGTATTCTAAAGCTAAGGATGAAATGTTTGCGGCGACGGATATTAAGCAATCACCTTGGTATGTGGTGGAAGCCGATGAGAAAAAACGCGCCCGTCTCAATTGCATTTCTCACCTGTTAAGTCTGATTCCTTATAAGGATTTAACACCAGATCCGATTGAGTTACCCCCCCGACAGTCGGAATTGGAGTATCACCGTCCGCCTATGTCTACACAAACATTTGTCCCGGAGGTTTTCTAA